Proteins co-encoded in one Waddlia chondrophila WSU 86-1044 genomic window:
- a CDS encoding Lpg1974 family pore-forming outer membrane protein, which produces MKHLKNLVLFVLLASAQFAYSDEACDACDPCYMGTECDLCNISLCDMEFELYADALYWHNDLSLITNDGRKDGLNDGKTDHDYNWGWRIGASAYWNSWDIGFRYTSFSSTAKRDVQFGESSVVAASEFDYDVFDVELGRACCICEGILFRPFFGGKFARIKVDIRNIEFIFDKGLDRKLKLDGCGLYVGFDNRWQICSFNVCDRSIPVALVSRFSTGVLDGDFKYSVGEEVGEEGSAKDCQFIPVHELYAGLEFRMCGLCNADAFVQVGYEVQYWGWRGELVRAIDSLAHLGIGGLVLRLGANF; this is translated from the coding sequence ATGAAACATTTGAAAAATTTAGTACTTTTTGTACTGTTGGCCTCCGCTCAGTTTGCTTATTCCGATGAAGCATGCGATGCATGCGATCCATGCTACATGGGTACGGAATGTGATCTGTGCAACATCAGCTTATGCGATATGGAATTTGAGTTGTATGCTGATGCGCTTTACTGGCATAACGATCTTTCTCTAATTACAAATGATGGAAGAAAAGATGGATTAAACGATGGAAAAACCGATCACGATTACAATTGGGGTTGGAGAATCGGAGCTTCCGCCTACTGGAATTCTTGGGATATCGGTTTCCGCTACACTTCTTTTTCTTCAACAGCGAAGAGAGATGTTCAATTTGGAGAAAGCTCTGTCGTGGCGGCAAGTGAATTCGATTACGATGTGTTCGATGTTGAGCTTGGCCGTGCGTGCTGCATCTGTGAAGGCATTCTCTTCAGGCCTTTCTTCGGTGGAAAATTTGCACGAATCAAAGTAGACATTAGAAACATTGAGTTTATTTTCGACAAAGGGTTAGACCGTAAGCTAAAATTGGATGGATGCGGTCTTTACGTTGGTTTCGACAACCGCTGGCAGATCTGCAGCTTCAATGTTTGCGATCGCAGCATTCCAGTTGCATTAGTTTCCCGTTTCAGCACAGGTGTTCTTGATGGAGACTTTAAATACAGTGTAGGAGAAGAGGTAGGAGAAGAGGGTTCTGCTAAAGATTGCCAATTTATTCCTGTGCACGAATTGTATGCAGGTCTTGAGTTTAGAATGTGCGGCCTTTGCAATGCCGATGCGTTTGTCCAAGTCGGTTATGAAGTTCAGTACTGGGGTTGGAGAGGAGAACTAGTACGGGCAATCGATAGCCTTGCTCACCTAGGTATTGGAGGTCTTGTTCTCCGTCTAGGCGCGAATTTCTAA
- a CDS encoding ATP-dependent helicase: MYAAGLNEPQQDAVNTFNGPLLVLAGAGSGKTRVVTYRIAALIESGVPASQILGLTFTNKAAGEMQERIRKIANSHVLISTFHSLGARILRESIHELGYRSDFTIYDEDDVLKLLKACLEELKIRDKKMEPKVFRSLISKAKNQLLGPDQVQSSQSKDPADMALPMVYRKYQERLKEYNALDFDDLLFLVVKLFRECPEVLKGYQDRWSHLLIDEYQDTNHAQYEIVCKLVERTKNLCVVGDPDQSIYSWRGANIQNILNFENDFAGAKVVRLEQNYRSRANILDAANHLIGFNQQRFEKNLWSALGPGEKIKHYTGDSDRNESQFVADTIRYFHEEKGIPYQEMVIFYRTNFQSRAFEDRLLSSRIPYVIVGGISFYQRKEIKDVLAFLRMTYSDSDFISFQRTINLPRRGLGNATIEKIRLGATQEGMTILEYCQALVDGGVSLRMTTKQKEGLEGYLSMIRKLKRIYAECSLKELVIAAVEETGYLNHLSEDPETVDDRKANLDELRTKAMEWEQERDSAELADFLEELSLKSSLDEADAGLVDRVNLMTIHNGKGLEYTLVFLVGMEEDLFPHANSRGSQEALEEERRLCYVGMTRAKEYLYITDARFRYLWGQARTQRPSRFLKEIPIEHLQRVRDGITIGGSSMMQTSEMETEFESGDAVFHQEFGVGVVQQVYDSSVGMIYKVLFSSDCQVKDLAARYSHLTRL, translated from the coding sequence ATGTATGCCGCTGGATTGAATGAACCGCAACAAGATGCTGTCAATACATTTAACGGGCCTTTACTTGTCTTGGCCGGCGCAGGTTCCGGAAAGACGCGCGTAGTGACTTACCGAATTGCTGCTCTTATCGAAAGTGGAGTGCCTGCTTCTCAAATCCTTGGACTCACATTCACAAACAAAGCTGCGGGGGAAATGCAGGAGAGGATCAGAAAGATCGCAAACAGCCACGTTCTCATCAGCACTTTCCATAGTTTAGGGGCAAGGATTTTGAGGGAGTCGATTCATGAGCTGGGATATCGCAGTGATTTTACCATTTATGACGAAGACGATGTGTTGAAATTGCTGAAAGCCTGTTTGGAAGAGCTGAAAATTCGGGATAAAAAAATGGAGCCCAAAGTGTTCCGATCGTTGATCTCCAAAGCGAAAAATCAGTTGCTGGGGCCGGATCAAGTGCAAAGCTCGCAGTCGAAAGATCCTGCCGACATGGCTTTGCCAATGGTTTATAGGAAATACCAAGAGAGGCTGAAAGAGTATAATGCCCTTGATTTTGACGATCTTCTTTTTCTTGTCGTGAAACTGTTTAGAGAGTGTCCGGAAGTGCTGAAAGGGTATCAAGACAGATGGTCTCATTTATTGATCGACGAGTATCAGGACACGAACCATGCGCAGTATGAAATTGTGTGCAAGCTTGTTGAACGTACGAAAAATCTTTGCGTTGTCGGAGATCCTGACCAATCGATCTACTCTTGGAGAGGAGCAAATATCCAGAATATTCTCAATTTTGAGAACGATTTTGCAGGCGCTAAAGTGGTGAGACTTGAACAAAATTATCGCAGCCGTGCCAATATCTTAGATGCGGCAAATCACTTGATCGGATTCAACCAGCAGCGTTTCGAAAAAAATTTATGGAGTGCGCTAGGGCCGGGAGAAAAGATTAAACATTACACCGGTGATTCCGATCGCAATGAATCGCAGTTTGTTGCAGATACGATCCGTTATTTCCACGAGGAAAAAGGGATCCCCTATCAGGAAATGGTCATTTTTTACAGGACCAATTTCCAATCGCGTGCATTTGAGGACCGTTTATTATCTTCTCGTATTCCTTACGTCATTGTTGGAGGAATTTCTTTTTACCAGCGGAAGGAAATCAAAGACGTGCTCGCCTTTTTACGAATGACTTATTCGGATTCAGACTTCATTTCTTTTCAACGGACGATTAATCTTCCCCGCCGTGGACTTGGGAATGCGACGATTGAAAAGATTCGTCTGGGAGCAACTCAGGAAGGGATGACGATTTTGGAATATTGCCAGGCATTGGTTGATGGCGGTGTTTCTTTGCGGATGACCACTAAGCAGAAAGAGGGGCTTGAGGGATACCTTTCCATGATTCGAAAATTGAAGCGGATCTATGCTGAATGTTCTCTCAAAGAGCTTGTCATCGCAGCTGTTGAAGAAACAGGTTATCTGAACCACTTATCTGAAGATCCGGAAACCGTTGACGACCGCAAAGCAAACCTGGATGAATTGAGGACAAAGGCAATGGAGTGGGAACAGGAGAGGGACAGCGCCGAACTTGCCGACTTTCTTGAAGAATTGTCCTTGAAATCGAGTCTTGATGAAGCTGACGCCGGCCTTGTTGATAGAGTGAATTTAATGACGATCCATAATGGAAAAGGGCTGGAATATACGCTTGTGTTCCTGGTCGGCATGGAAGAGGACCTTTTTCCTCATGCTAACTCCAGGGGCAGTCAAGAAGCGCTTGAAGAGGAGAGGCGTTTGTGCTATGTCGGCATGACACGAGCCAAAGAGTATCTTTATATTACAGATGCCCGTTTCCGTTATTTGTGGGGGCAGGCGCGTACGCAGAGGCCTAGCCGTTTTCTCAAAGAAATTCCTATCGAACATCTGCAAAGGGTGCGTGATGGGATAACGATTGGGGGCTCTTCAATGATGCAAACATCTGAAATGGAAACAGAATTTGAGTCCGGGGATGCCGTGTTTCATCAGGAATTTGGTGTTGGTGTTGTTCAGCAAGTGTATGATAGTTCGGTCGGGATGATCTACAAAGTGCTGTTCTCTAGTGATTGCCAGGTTAAAGATCTTGCAGCGCGTTATTCACATTTAACGAGATTGTGA